One stretch of Falco naumanni isolate bFalNau1 chromosome 7, bFalNau1.pat, whole genome shotgun sequence DNA includes these proteins:
- the HDC gene encoding histidine decarboxylase isoform X4, which translates to MEPEEYRRRGKEMVDYICQYLSNVRERRVTPDVQPGYMRAQLPDSAPMDPDSWDNIIGDIEKIIMPGSTVSESTLVALLAARKNKILEMKLSEPDTDESSLNSRLIAYASDQAHSSVEKAGLISLVKIKFLPVDENFSLRGETLKKAIAEDRRKGLVPVFVCATLGTTGVCAFDNLSELGPICDAEGLWLHIDAAYAGTAFVCPEFRLFLDGIEYADSFTFNPSKWMMVHFDCTGFWVKDKYKLHQTFSVNPVYLRHPNSGAAVDFMHWQIPLSRRFRSLKLWFVIRSFGVKKLQAHVRHGTETAKFFESLVKSDPLFEIPATRHLGLVVFRLKGPNWLTEKLLKELSSSGRLFLVPATVRDKFIIRFTVTSQFTTREDILQDWNIIQHTAAQIVSQNYGLHCINSGDGSRIIPNMIVEPSSDATSNDSQLYLDRGKHKMPSRKIVVQPKKSAASPSTCVISQQVRGQGDPLDDCFPEDVQDVTKHKLTSFLFSYLSVQGKKKTARSLSCNSVPMTGSLEQCNPKAAATEKESHANARILSRLPEEVMIKKSAFKKLIKFYSVPNFPECSIQCGLQLPCCPLQAIV; encoded by the exons ATGGAGCCTGAGGAGTACAGACGGAGAG GGAAGGAGATGGTGGACTACATCTGCCAGTACCTGAGCAATGTGAGAGAGAGACGAGTGACTCCTGATGTACAGCCAGGTTACATGAGAGCCCAGTTGCCAGATTCTGCCCCAATGGACCCAGACAGCTGGGACAACATCATTGGAGATATAGAGAAGATTATTATGCCTGGG AGCACTGTGAGTGAATCAACCTTGGTTGCACTGCtagcagcaaggaaaaacaaaattctggAGATGAAGCTTTCAGAGCCAGACACTGATGAGTCCTCACTCAATTCTCGCCTCATCGCTTACGCATCTGATCAA gcacatTCTTCTGTAGAAAAGGCTGGCTTGATTTCTCTTGTGAAGATTAAATTTCTGCCTGTGGATGAGAACTTTTCCCTCAGAGGTGAAACTTTGAAGAAAGCCATTGcagaagacagaaggaaaggcCTAGTGCCAGTCTTT GTTTGTGCAACTTTGGGTACAACTGGTGTCTGTGCTTTTGACAATCTCTCAGAACTGGGTCCAATTT GTGATGCTGAGGGACTCTGGCTTCATATTGACGCTGCGTATGCAGGAACAGCATTTGTATGCCCTGAATTTCGATTATTCTTGGATGGAATTGAATATGCAGATTCCTTTACCTTTAACCCTTCCAAATGGATGATGGTTCATTTTGACTGCACTGGATTTTG GGTTAAGGATAAATACAAACTACATCAAACCTTCAGTGTTAACCCTGTTTACCTCAGACATCCCAATTCAGGAGCTGCTGTTGATTTCATG CACTGGCAAATTCCACTCAGTCGTCGATTTCGTTCTTTGAAGTTGTGGTTTGTGATTCGTTCATTTGGGGTGAAGAAGCTTCAGGCTCATGTCCGACAT GGTACTGAAACAGCCAAATTCTTTGAATCCTTGGTTAAAAGTGATCCACTCTTTGAAATTCCTGCCACAAGACATCTTGGACTGGTTGTATTCCGTCTAAAG GGTCCCAACTGGCTGACAGAAAAACTCCTGAAAGAACTAAGCAGTTCTGGCAGGCTCTTCCTTGTTCCAGCAACTGTTCGTGACAAATTCATCATTCGCTTTACTGTAACATCTCAGTTCACAACCAGGGAAGATATTCTGCAAGACTGGAACATCATTCAACATACTGCAGCCCAAATTGTTAGCCAGAATTATGGGTTGCACTGCATCAATTCTGGTGATGGGTCAAGAATAATCCCTAATATGATAGTTGAGCCTAGCTCTGATGCCACTAGTAATGATTCTCAGCTTTATCTAGAtagaggaaaacacaaaatgcCTTCCAGAAAAATAGTAGTTCAGCCTAAGAAGTCAGCAGCAAGTCCCAGTACATGTGTGATTAGTCAACAAGTGAGAGGTCAAGGGGATCCTCTAGATGACTGTTTTCCAGAAGATGTCCAGGATGTTACCAAACATAAgttaacttcttttttattcagttatttGTCTGTTCAAGGCAAGAAAAAGACAGCACGTTCCCTTAGCTGCAACAGTGTGCCAATGACTGGTAGTCTCGAGCAATGTAACCCCAAGGCAGCAGCCACTGAGAAGGAGTCTCATGCAAATGCCAGAATTCTTTCCAGGCTGCCTGAAGAGGTGATGATCAAAAAAAGTGCCTTCAAAAAACTAATTAAGTTCTACAGTGTCCCGAACTTTCCAGAGTGTAGCATTCAGTGTGGCCTTCAGCTGCCTTGTTGTCCTCTGCAAGCCATTGTTTAA
- the HDC gene encoding histidine decarboxylase isoform X1 — MEPEEYRRRGKEMVDYICQYLSNVRERRVTPDVQPGYMRAQLPDSAPMDPDSWDNIIGDIEKIIMPGVVHWQSPHMHAYFPALTSWPSLLGDMLADAINCLGFTWASSPACTELEMNVMDWLAKMLGLPDKFLHHHPDSVGGGVLQSTVSESTLVALLAARKNKILEMKLSEPDTDESSLNSRLIAYASDQAHSSVEKAGLISLVKIKFLPVDENFSLRGETLKKAIAEDRRKGLVPVFVCATLGTTGVCAFDNLSELGPICDAEGLWLHIDAAYAGTAFVCPEFRLFLDGIEYADSFTFNPSKWMMVHFDCTGFWVKDKYKLHQTFSVNPVYLRHPNSGAAVDFMHWQIPLSRRFRSLKLWFVIRSFGVKKLQAHVRHGTETAKFFESLVKSDPLFEIPATRHLGLVVFRLKGPNWLTEKLLKELSSSGRLFLVPATVRDKFIIRFTVTSQFTTREDILQDWNIIQHTAAQIVSQNYGLHCINSGDGSRIIPNMIVEPSSDATSNDSQLYLDRGKHKMPSRKIVVQPKKSAASPSTCVISQQVRGQGDPLDDCFPEDVQDVTKHKLTSFLFSYLSVQGKKKTARSLSCNSVPMTGSLEQCNPKAAATEKESHANARILSRLPEEVMIKKSAFKKLIKFYSVPNFPECSIQCGLQLPCCPLQAIV, encoded by the exons ATGGAGCCTGAGGAGTACAGACGGAGAG GGAAGGAGATGGTGGACTACATCTGCCAGTACCTGAGCAATGTGAGAGAGAGACGAGTGACTCCTGATGTACAGCCAGGTTACATGAGAGCCCAGTTGCCAGATTCTGCCCCAATGGACCCAGACAGCTGGGACAACATCATTGGAGATATAGAGAAGATTATTATGCCTGGG GTAGTCCATTGGCAAAGTCCACACATGCATGCCTACTTTCCAGCTCTTACTTCCTGGCCTTCACTCCTTGGAGATATGTTGGCTGATGCAATTAACTGCTTGGGATTCACATgg gcCTCCAGTCCAGCCTGTACAGAGCTGGAAATGAATGTGATGGATTGGTTGGCTAAAATGCTGGGCCTTCCAGATAAATTCCTGCACCACCATCCCGACAGTGTGGGTGGAGGAGTATTACAG AGCACTGTGAGTGAATCAACCTTGGTTGCACTGCtagcagcaaggaaaaacaaaattctggAGATGAAGCTTTCAGAGCCAGACACTGATGAGTCCTCACTCAATTCTCGCCTCATCGCTTACGCATCTGATCAA gcacatTCTTCTGTAGAAAAGGCTGGCTTGATTTCTCTTGTGAAGATTAAATTTCTGCCTGTGGATGAGAACTTTTCCCTCAGAGGTGAAACTTTGAAGAAAGCCATTGcagaagacagaaggaaaggcCTAGTGCCAGTCTTT GTTTGTGCAACTTTGGGTACAACTGGTGTCTGTGCTTTTGACAATCTCTCAGAACTGGGTCCAATTT GTGATGCTGAGGGACTCTGGCTTCATATTGACGCTGCGTATGCAGGAACAGCATTTGTATGCCCTGAATTTCGATTATTCTTGGATGGAATTGAATATGCAGATTCCTTTACCTTTAACCCTTCCAAATGGATGATGGTTCATTTTGACTGCACTGGATTTTG GGTTAAGGATAAATACAAACTACATCAAACCTTCAGTGTTAACCCTGTTTACCTCAGACATCCCAATTCAGGAGCTGCTGTTGATTTCATG CACTGGCAAATTCCACTCAGTCGTCGATTTCGTTCTTTGAAGTTGTGGTTTGTGATTCGTTCATTTGGGGTGAAGAAGCTTCAGGCTCATGTCCGACAT GGTACTGAAACAGCCAAATTCTTTGAATCCTTGGTTAAAAGTGATCCACTCTTTGAAATTCCTGCCACAAGACATCTTGGACTGGTTGTATTCCGTCTAAAG GGTCCCAACTGGCTGACAGAAAAACTCCTGAAAGAACTAAGCAGTTCTGGCAGGCTCTTCCTTGTTCCAGCAACTGTTCGTGACAAATTCATCATTCGCTTTACTGTAACATCTCAGTTCACAACCAGGGAAGATATTCTGCAAGACTGGAACATCATTCAACATACTGCAGCCCAAATTGTTAGCCAGAATTATGGGTTGCACTGCATCAATTCTGGTGATGGGTCAAGAATAATCCCTAATATGATAGTTGAGCCTAGCTCTGATGCCACTAGTAATGATTCTCAGCTTTATCTAGAtagaggaaaacacaaaatgcCTTCCAGAAAAATAGTAGTTCAGCCTAAGAAGTCAGCAGCAAGTCCCAGTACATGTGTGATTAGTCAACAAGTGAGAGGTCAAGGGGATCCTCTAGATGACTGTTTTCCAGAAGATGTCCAGGATGTTACCAAACATAAgttaacttcttttttattcagttatttGTCTGTTCAAGGCAAGAAAAAGACAGCACGTTCCCTTAGCTGCAACAGTGTGCCAATGACTGGTAGTCTCGAGCAATGTAACCCCAAGGCAGCAGCCACTGAGAAGGAGTCTCATGCAAATGCCAGAATTCTTTCCAGGCTGCCTGAAGAGGTGATGATCAAAAAAAGTGCCTTCAAAAAACTAATTAAGTTCTACAGTGTCCCGAACTTTCCAGAGTGTAGCATTCAGTGTGGCCTTCAGCTGCCTTGTTGTCCTCTGCAAGCCATTGTTTAA
- the HDC gene encoding histidine decarboxylase isoform X2 — translation MEPEEYRRRGKEMVDYICQYLSNVRERRVTPDVQPGYMRAQLPDSAPMDPDSWDNIIGDIEKIIMPGASSPACTELEMNVMDWLAKMLGLPDKFLHHHPDSVGGGVLQSTVSESTLVALLAARKNKILEMKLSEPDTDESSLNSRLIAYASDQAHSSVEKAGLISLVKIKFLPVDENFSLRGETLKKAIAEDRRKGLVPVFVCATLGTTGVCAFDNLSELGPICDAEGLWLHIDAAYAGTAFVCPEFRLFLDGIEYADSFTFNPSKWMMVHFDCTGFWVKDKYKLHQTFSVNPVYLRHPNSGAAVDFMHWQIPLSRRFRSLKLWFVIRSFGVKKLQAHVRHGTETAKFFESLVKSDPLFEIPATRHLGLVVFRLKGPNWLTEKLLKELSSSGRLFLVPATVRDKFIIRFTVTSQFTTREDILQDWNIIQHTAAQIVSQNYGLHCINSGDGSRIIPNMIVEPSSDATSNDSQLYLDRGKHKMPSRKIVVQPKKSAASPSTCVISQQVRGQGDPLDDCFPEDVQDVTKHKLTSFLFSYLSVQGKKKTARSLSCNSVPMTGSLEQCNPKAAATEKESHANARILSRLPEEVMIKKSAFKKLIKFYSVPNFPECSIQCGLQLPCCPLQAIV, via the exons ATGGAGCCTGAGGAGTACAGACGGAGAG GGAAGGAGATGGTGGACTACATCTGCCAGTACCTGAGCAATGTGAGAGAGAGACGAGTGACTCCTGATGTACAGCCAGGTTACATGAGAGCCCAGTTGCCAGATTCTGCCCCAATGGACCCAGACAGCTGGGACAACATCATTGGAGATATAGAGAAGATTATTATGCCTGGG gcCTCCAGTCCAGCCTGTACAGAGCTGGAAATGAATGTGATGGATTGGTTGGCTAAAATGCTGGGCCTTCCAGATAAATTCCTGCACCACCATCCCGACAGTGTGGGTGGAGGAGTATTACAG AGCACTGTGAGTGAATCAACCTTGGTTGCACTGCtagcagcaaggaaaaacaaaattctggAGATGAAGCTTTCAGAGCCAGACACTGATGAGTCCTCACTCAATTCTCGCCTCATCGCTTACGCATCTGATCAA gcacatTCTTCTGTAGAAAAGGCTGGCTTGATTTCTCTTGTGAAGATTAAATTTCTGCCTGTGGATGAGAACTTTTCCCTCAGAGGTGAAACTTTGAAGAAAGCCATTGcagaagacagaaggaaaggcCTAGTGCCAGTCTTT GTTTGTGCAACTTTGGGTACAACTGGTGTCTGTGCTTTTGACAATCTCTCAGAACTGGGTCCAATTT GTGATGCTGAGGGACTCTGGCTTCATATTGACGCTGCGTATGCAGGAACAGCATTTGTATGCCCTGAATTTCGATTATTCTTGGATGGAATTGAATATGCAGATTCCTTTACCTTTAACCCTTCCAAATGGATGATGGTTCATTTTGACTGCACTGGATTTTG GGTTAAGGATAAATACAAACTACATCAAACCTTCAGTGTTAACCCTGTTTACCTCAGACATCCCAATTCAGGAGCTGCTGTTGATTTCATG CACTGGCAAATTCCACTCAGTCGTCGATTTCGTTCTTTGAAGTTGTGGTTTGTGATTCGTTCATTTGGGGTGAAGAAGCTTCAGGCTCATGTCCGACAT GGTACTGAAACAGCCAAATTCTTTGAATCCTTGGTTAAAAGTGATCCACTCTTTGAAATTCCTGCCACAAGACATCTTGGACTGGTTGTATTCCGTCTAAAG GGTCCCAACTGGCTGACAGAAAAACTCCTGAAAGAACTAAGCAGTTCTGGCAGGCTCTTCCTTGTTCCAGCAACTGTTCGTGACAAATTCATCATTCGCTTTACTGTAACATCTCAGTTCACAACCAGGGAAGATATTCTGCAAGACTGGAACATCATTCAACATACTGCAGCCCAAATTGTTAGCCAGAATTATGGGTTGCACTGCATCAATTCTGGTGATGGGTCAAGAATAATCCCTAATATGATAGTTGAGCCTAGCTCTGATGCCACTAGTAATGATTCTCAGCTTTATCTAGAtagaggaaaacacaaaatgcCTTCCAGAAAAATAGTAGTTCAGCCTAAGAAGTCAGCAGCAAGTCCCAGTACATGTGTGATTAGTCAACAAGTGAGAGGTCAAGGGGATCCTCTAGATGACTGTTTTCCAGAAGATGTCCAGGATGTTACCAAACATAAgttaacttcttttttattcagttatttGTCTGTTCAAGGCAAGAAAAAGACAGCACGTTCCCTTAGCTGCAACAGTGTGCCAATGACTGGTAGTCTCGAGCAATGTAACCCCAAGGCAGCAGCCACTGAGAAGGAGTCTCATGCAAATGCCAGAATTCTTTCCAGGCTGCCTGAAGAGGTGATGATCAAAAAAAGTGCCTTCAAAAAACTAATTAAGTTCTACAGTGTCCCGAACTTTCCAGAGTGTAGCATTCAGTGTGGCCTTCAGCTGCCTTGTTGTCCTCTGCAAGCCATTGTTTAA
- the HDC gene encoding histidine decarboxylase isoform X3: MEPEEYRRRGKEMVDYICQYLSNVRERRVTPDVQPGYMRAQLPDSAPMDPDSWDNIIGDIEKIIMPGVVHWQSPHMHAYFPALTSWPSLLGDMLADAINCLGFTWSTVSESTLVALLAARKNKILEMKLSEPDTDESSLNSRLIAYASDQAHSSVEKAGLISLVKIKFLPVDENFSLRGETLKKAIAEDRRKGLVPVFVCATLGTTGVCAFDNLSELGPICDAEGLWLHIDAAYAGTAFVCPEFRLFLDGIEYADSFTFNPSKWMMVHFDCTGFWVKDKYKLHQTFSVNPVYLRHPNSGAAVDFMHWQIPLSRRFRSLKLWFVIRSFGVKKLQAHVRHGTETAKFFESLVKSDPLFEIPATRHLGLVVFRLKGPNWLTEKLLKELSSSGRLFLVPATVRDKFIIRFTVTSQFTTREDILQDWNIIQHTAAQIVSQNYGLHCINSGDGSRIIPNMIVEPSSDATSNDSQLYLDRGKHKMPSRKIVVQPKKSAASPSTCVISQQVRGQGDPLDDCFPEDVQDVTKHKLTSFLFSYLSVQGKKKTARSLSCNSVPMTGSLEQCNPKAAATEKESHANARILSRLPEEVMIKKSAFKKLIKFYSVPNFPECSIQCGLQLPCCPLQAIV; the protein is encoded by the exons ATGGAGCCTGAGGAGTACAGACGGAGAG GGAAGGAGATGGTGGACTACATCTGCCAGTACCTGAGCAATGTGAGAGAGAGACGAGTGACTCCTGATGTACAGCCAGGTTACATGAGAGCCCAGTTGCCAGATTCTGCCCCAATGGACCCAGACAGCTGGGACAACATCATTGGAGATATAGAGAAGATTATTATGCCTGGG GTAGTCCATTGGCAAAGTCCACACATGCATGCCTACTTTCCAGCTCTTACTTCCTGGCCTTCACTCCTTGGAGATATGTTGGCTGATGCAATTAACTGCTTGGGATTCACATgg AGCACTGTGAGTGAATCAACCTTGGTTGCACTGCtagcagcaaggaaaaacaaaattctggAGATGAAGCTTTCAGAGCCAGACACTGATGAGTCCTCACTCAATTCTCGCCTCATCGCTTACGCATCTGATCAA gcacatTCTTCTGTAGAAAAGGCTGGCTTGATTTCTCTTGTGAAGATTAAATTTCTGCCTGTGGATGAGAACTTTTCCCTCAGAGGTGAAACTTTGAAGAAAGCCATTGcagaagacagaaggaaaggcCTAGTGCCAGTCTTT GTTTGTGCAACTTTGGGTACAACTGGTGTCTGTGCTTTTGACAATCTCTCAGAACTGGGTCCAATTT GTGATGCTGAGGGACTCTGGCTTCATATTGACGCTGCGTATGCAGGAACAGCATTTGTATGCCCTGAATTTCGATTATTCTTGGATGGAATTGAATATGCAGATTCCTTTACCTTTAACCCTTCCAAATGGATGATGGTTCATTTTGACTGCACTGGATTTTG GGTTAAGGATAAATACAAACTACATCAAACCTTCAGTGTTAACCCTGTTTACCTCAGACATCCCAATTCAGGAGCTGCTGTTGATTTCATG CACTGGCAAATTCCACTCAGTCGTCGATTTCGTTCTTTGAAGTTGTGGTTTGTGATTCGTTCATTTGGGGTGAAGAAGCTTCAGGCTCATGTCCGACAT GGTACTGAAACAGCCAAATTCTTTGAATCCTTGGTTAAAAGTGATCCACTCTTTGAAATTCCTGCCACAAGACATCTTGGACTGGTTGTATTCCGTCTAAAG GGTCCCAACTGGCTGACAGAAAAACTCCTGAAAGAACTAAGCAGTTCTGGCAGGCTCTTCCTTGTTCCAGCAACTGTTCGTGACAAATTCATCATTCGCTTTACTGTAACATCTCAGTTCACAACCAGGGAAGATATTCTGCAAGACTGGAACATCATTCAACATACTGCAGCCCAAATTGTTAGCCAGAATTATGGGTTGCACTGCATCAATTCTGGTGATGGGTCAAGAATAATCCCTAATATGATAGTTGAGCCTAGCTCTGATGCCACTAGTAATGATTCTCAGCTTTATCTAGAtagaggaaaacacaaaatgcCTTCCAGAAAAATAGTAGTTCAGCCTAAGAAGTCAGCAGCAAGTCCCAGTACATGTGTGATTAGTCAACAAGTGAGAGGTCAAGGGGATCCTCTAGATGACTGTTTTCCAGAAGATGTCCAGGATGTTACCAAACATAAgttaacttcttttttattcagttatttGTCTGTTCAAGGCAAGAAAAAGACAGCACGTTCCCTTAGCTGCAACAGTGTGCCAATGACTGGTAGTCTCGAGCAATGTAACCCCAAGGCAGCAGCCACTGAGAAGGAGTCTCATGCAAATGCCAGAATTCTTTCCAGGCTGCCTGAAGAGGTGATGATCAAAAAAAGTGCCTTCAAAAAACTAATTAAGTTCTACAGTGTCCCGAACTTTCCAGAGTGTAGCATTCAGTGTGGCCTTCAGCTGCCTTGTTGTCCTCTGCAAGCCATTGTTTAA